Proteins encoded by one window of Candidatus Obscuribacterales bacterium:
- the hemW gene encoding radical SAM family heme chaperone HemW, with translation MPKSAYIHIPFCAHKCDFCDFAVVTNLEARIPEYCRTVVKEIEHRVNSKSPLETVFYGGGTPGYIDTKELALIHKTLKETAGISDDAEVSLETTPNAISTEKASAWLEMGINRISIGIESVNDHELTAMGRDHTRAQAFAGVKAAQEAGFKNIAVDLMYGLPEQTLDSWQSCLDETLSLGLPHLSAYAMTLATNSPLLRRYPMGSPQMPDDDLAASMYEMLVASAEKAGLKQYEVSNFSKAGYASKHNLTYWHNDEYYGFGLSAHRYVDGVRSHNWRSFNRYLDDYTGHENLEVIDAETRIKEAIILGLRTTEGIDFSQFKKRYGVDLLTKFGQKIDKFADQGLFAASRSHLKLTSKGMLLSNLVLAEFI, from the coding sequence ATGCCTAAAAGCGCTTACATCCACATCCCATTTTGCGCGCACAAATGCGATTTTTGCGACTTCGCGGTGGTGACCAACCTGGAAGCTCGCATTCCCGAGTACTGCCGCACCGTGGTCAAAGAAATCGAGCATCGAGTAAACTCGAAATCACCCCTAGAAACTGTGTTTTATGGAGGCGGCACACCAGGCTACATTGACACAAAAGAGTTAGCGCTTATTCACAAGACTCTGAAAGAAACAGCAGGCATAAGCGATGACGCAGAAGTATCTCTGGAAACGACTCCTAACGCTATTTCTACTGAAAAGGCATCTGCCTGGCTGGAGATGGGCATCAATCGTATTTCCATTGGAATTGAATCCGTCAACGATCACGAACTCACGGCCATGGGTCGCGATCACACTCGCGCTCAAGCGTTTGCCGGAGTGAAAGCCGCCCAAGAAGCCGGTTTTAAAAATATTGCCGTTGATCTCATGTACGGACTGCCTGAGCAAACTTTAGATAGCTGGCAAAGCTGCCTGGACGAAACTTTGTCTCTAGGGCTGCCCCACTTGTCCGCTTATGCAATGACATTGGCCACAAATTCGCCTTTGCTCAGGCGCTATCCCATGGGAAGCCCACAAATGCCCGATGATGATTTGGCTGCATCCATGTACGAAATGCTGGTCGCCTCTGCGGAAAAGGCTGGACTTAAGCAATACGAAGTCTCTAATTTTTCGAAAGCCGGCTATGCCTCTAAGCACAATTTGACCTACTGGCACAACGACGAATACTACGGATTTGGCTTGTCCGCCCACAGATATGTGGACGGCGTAAGAAGCCACAACTGGCGTTCTTTCAATCGTTATCTGGACGACTACACAGGTCATGAAAATCTAGAAGTTATAGATGCTGAAACCCGCATCAAAGAAGCCATAATTCTCGGTTTGCGCACAACCGAGGGAATAGATTTTAGCCAATTCAAAAAACGCTATGGCGTTGACCTGCTCACCAAATTTGGTCAAAAGATAGACAAATTCGCAGATCAGGGACTTTTCGCCGCATCCAGAAGCCACCTTAAACTGACAAGCAAGGGCATGCTTTTAAGCAATTTGGTCTTAGCAGAGTTCATCTAA
- a CDS encoding tetratricopeptide repeat protein, with the protein MKSQLYNSKNIAKLALVLTFCQPFAAMALDTTPADLLRLDKSQLDLKLLGDSIIDLRRQITDNPDRAALRFKLGTYLYLAGDYEGAGVELKKAISIAPLDPYSHAQLAKVLDFVGEHSEALKQFRRAVEIAPNNAEIHFLFAESLKCGGNVPEAINEYRRAVNISGSANDPAEPALYLAGLSEALLATGDVQGSLRSARKAVSLDKSLARAQVALTAALLEVGEKQAALVTAKQAVLLAPDAVASHLAMGRSLYANGETTNAVEEFKAAVNLDPLSAQAHNDLGYAFYGSGDFASAINEYRLALRLNPKLIAARNNLEIAVYGFAGTKKPNQ; encoded by the coding sequence ATGAAAAGCCAATTATACAACAGCAAAAACATAGCAAAACTGGCATTGGTACTGACCTTTTGCCAGCCGTTTGCGGCCATGGCGCTGGATACGACGCCGGCTGACCTTTTGAGACTAGATAAATCTCAGTTGGATTTGAAGTTGCTTGGTGATTCCATTATCGATTTGCGCAGACAAATTACCGACAATCCGGACAGAGCTGCGTTGCGCTTTAAGTTGGGGACTTATTTGTACTTGGCTGGTGACTACGAAGGAGCCGGTGTTGAACTCAAAAAGGCAATTTCAATTGCACCACTTGATCCGTATTCACACGCGCAGTTGGCTAAAGTTTTGGATTTCGTAGGCGAACATTCAGAAGCGTTGAAACAATTTCGTCGCGCTGTAGAGATTGCGCCAAATAATGCAGAGATTCACTTTTTGTTTGCCGAGTCGCTAAAATGCGGCGGCAATGTTCCCGAAGCAATCAACGAATACAGGCGTGCAGTCAACATTTCCGGCAGTGCAAACGACCCGGCAGAGCCTGCTTTATATCTTGCCGGATTATCCGAGGCTTTGCTAGCAACCGGCGATGTGCAAGGAAGTCTGCGCTCGGCGCGTAAAGCGGTATCACTCGATAAAAGTCTCGCGCGCGCACAAGTTGCCTTGACTGCTGCTTTGTTGGAAGTTGGTGAAAAACAAGCGGCGCTGGTAACTGCCAAGCAAGCTGTCTTACTTGCTCCGGATGCTGTTGCATCTCATTTAGCAATGGGCAGAAGTTTGTATGCAAATGGTGAGACGACAAACGCGGTTGAAGAGTTTAAAGCAGCCGTCAATTTGGATCCGCTCTCCGCGCAAGCGCATAACGATCTTGGTTACGCTTTTTACGGCTCAGGAGATTTTGCTTCAGCAATCAACGAGTATCGTTTAGCTCTGCGTTTAAATCCAAAGTTGATAGCCGCGCGCAACAATTTGGAAATTGCCGTGTACGGTTTTGCCGGCACAAAAAAACCGAATCAGTAA
- the ccsB gene encoding c-type cytochrome biogenesis protein CcsB has protein sequence MSDLQLTLTNTAGISTIVSFWVFVIANAFARRKDAMQKIGVIVTMIGFLTLTAAIVDRGIEAQRFPLANLYESLLWFAWATMGCFLLLEKTYGVKQLGWLASLVAATMFLYGSWLPSSQHQITPLVPALVSYWRQIHVPPLIVSYAMFFLSGTSGLLQLWQAGRLRSLACAVVALLLSSLAIGLGTYTPIDSYWLQILFVGGSLVGVSLAWWNLKSVNTAIANEEKASLYDEVSYRAIMIGFPLLTIGIITGGLWANHAWGTYWSWDPKESMALVTWLSFAAYIHLRIHRECSAEKLSLVAVVGMLLTLLTYLGFNSLGFGGLHSYGKFK, from the coding sequence ATGTCTGATTTGCAGTTGACGCTCACGAATACGGCAGGTATTTCAACCATCGTTTCGTTTTGGGTGTTTGTTATCGCGAACGCCTTTGCCCGCCGCAAGGACGCCATGCAAAAGATAGGCGTCATTGTGACGATGATAGGATTTCTCACGCTGACTGCAGCGATCGTTGATAGAGGAATTGAAGCGCAACGTTTTCCTCTGGCTAACTTGTATGAATCTCTTCTCTGGTTTGCTTGGGCAACAATGGGCTGTTTTCTCTTGCTGGAAAAAACATATGGCGTCAAACAACTCGGATGGCTGGCCAGCCTGGTAGCTGCCACCATGTTTTTGTACGGAAGTTGGTTGCCGTCATCGCAACACCAAATCACACCGCTGGTGCCGGCATTGGTTAGCTACTGGCGACAGATTCATGTGCCACCATTGATTGTTTCGTATGCAATGTTTTTCTTGTCCGGCACATCCGGCTTATTGCAGTTGTGGCAAGCAGGACGTTTGCGCTCATTAGCTTGTGCCGTTGTTGCACTACTTTTGAGTTCACTTGCAATTGGTCTGGGCACATACACGCCGATAGATAGCTACTGGCTGCAAATACTTTTTGTCGGCGGTAGTCTTGTCGGTGTAAGCCTCGCCTGGTGGAATCTTAAATCGGTCAATACGGCTATTGCCAACGAGGAAAAGGCTTCCTTATATGATGAAGTCTCCTACCGCGCCATCATGATTGGCTTCCCTCTTCTAACAATCGGCATTATTACAGGCGGTCTCTGGGCTAACCACGCCTGGGGCACGTACTGGTCCTGGGACCCCAAAGAGTCCATGGCTCTAGTCACCTGGTTGTCCTTTGCCGCCTATATCCATCTTAGAATCCACCGGGAATGTTCAGCCGAAAAGCTGTCTCTGGTAGCCGTTGTGGGCATGCTTTTAACGTTACTGACCTATCTGGGCTTCAATTCTTTGGGCTTTGGCGGGCTCCATAGCTACGGAAAATTTAAATAA
- a CDS encoding thymidylate synthase yields MKQYLDLVRHILDNGERRDDRTGVGTISIFGAQAKYDLREGFPLITTKKVLFSAVVRELLWFLRGSTNINDDLTQHTPIWDAWADEEGNLGPIYGYQWRSWPKFVEVDGQYRKEYIDQIQQVIDLIKTNPDSRRLLVSAWNVADIDKMALPPCHLLFQFYVINGRLDCQLYQRSADMALGVPFNIASYALLMMMVAKECNLTPGIFTHTLGDAHIYLNHLDGIKEQLTRQPGPLPTVEIADKSIFDLCFEDIQLKNYQPQGFIKFPVAV; encoded by the coding sequence ATGAAGCAATACCTTGACCTAGTTCGCCATATTCTCGACAACGGTGAAAGACGTGACGACCGCACAGGTGTCGGCACTATTTCCATCTTTGGAGCCCAGGCAAAATACGACCTGCGCGAGGGTTTTCCCCTCATCACAACCAAGAAAGTCTTGTTTAGCGCCGTTGTGCGTGAACTGCTCTGGTTTTTAAGGGGTTCGACCAACATAAACGACGATCTAACCCAACACACGCCTATTTGGGACGCTTGGGCGGATGAAGAGGGTAATCTTGGACCTATATATGGTTATCAATGGCGCAGTTGGCCAAAATTTGTCGAAGTTGACGGACAGTACCGCAAAGAATATATAGATCAGATTCAGCAGGTCATTGACCTAATCAAGACCAATCCGGATTCCCGTCGCCTCTTGGTTAGTGCTTGGAATGTGGCTGATATTGACAAGATGGCTTTGCCTCCCTGCCATTTGCTTTTCCAGTTTTATGTAATCAATGGACGTCTTGATTGCCAGCTTTACCAGCGATCGGCTGACATGGCATTAGGAGTCCCTTTCAACATTGCCAGTTATGCATTGTTGATGATGATGGTGGCAAAAGAATGCAATCTCACGCCGGGCATTTTCACGCATACGCTAGGTGACGCTCATATTTATTTGAATCATTTGGACGGCATCAAAGAGCAACTCACCAGACAGCCGGGACCTTTACCAACGGTTGAAATTGCCGACAAGTCAATTTTCGATTTATGCTTTGAAGATATTCAATTGAAAAACTACCAGCCGCAAGGCTTTATCAAATTCCCTGTCGCTGTGTAA
- a CDS encoding YlqD family protein translates to MVESIQLMRQVSVRAIVTENFKNQVAGEISKNLAQIDAELQQLEFKAKRAVADIEKRAISPMSNDTKAQVEAIRQQVETEKMRLAQLKEEMTGQNQALNELPVGSVVTQFTLENPVEVRVGENIFQRLEGGEILVKDGVIQEIRL, encoded by the coding sequence ATGGTCGAGTCCATTCAACTCATGCGTCAAGTATCCGTCCGCGCAATAGTCACGGAAAATTTCAAGAACCAGGTCGCCGGTGAGATAAGCAAAAACCTAGCGCAAATTGATGCTGAACTGCAACAGCTTGAGTTCAAAGCAAAGCGCGCCGTTGCCGATATAGAAAAGCGCGCCATCAGCCCAATGAGTAATGACACTAAAGCTCAGGTTGAAGCCATTCGCCAACAAGTTGAAACTGAAAAGATGCGCTTGGCACAACTCAAGGAAGAGATGACCGGCCAAAACCAGGCACTAAATGAATTGCCGGTTGGCAGCGTCGTCACTCAATTCACCTTAGAAAATCCAGTTGAAGTACGCGTCGGCGAAAACATCTTCCAGCGCCTTGAAGGCGGAGAAATCCTCGTCAAAGACGGCGTCATTCAGGAAATTAGACTCTAA
- the aat gene encoding leucyl/phenylalanyl-tRNA--protein transferase: protein MPESDLKLTPELLVKAYSQAIFPMSVEGKIAWFSPDPRCIIDLDNFHASHTLMRTYKHGGFELKVDGDFETVIRACAETERKDTDEFGNVLVHRSSWISEEIIEAYSELHRLGLAHSVEAYLDGRLAGGLYGVSLGGAFMGESMFHWQTDASKVCVVFLVERLKQRGFTLLDCQYHTDHLARFGAEMISRDEYVRCLSHALALDCRFA, encoded by the coding sequence ATGCCGGAAAGTGATCTGAAGCTTACGCCGGAATTACTGGTGAAGGCCTACAGTCAAGCAATTTTCCCCATGTCTGTGGAGGGAAAAATTGCTTGGTTTAGCCCGGATCCGCGATGCATAATTGATCTCGATAATTTTCACGCTTCACATACCTTGATGAGAACTTATAAGCACGGTGGCTTTGAATTGAAGGTAGATGGAGACTTTGAAACGGTAATTAGAGCCTGTGCCGAGACGGAAAGAAAAGACACCGATGAGTTTGGCAATGTGTTGGTTCACAGAAGCTCTTGGATAAGCGAGGAAATAATCGAGGCTTACAGTGAATTGCATAGATTGGGACTGGCGCATAGTGTGGAAGCCTATTTAGATGGACGGCTTGCCGGCGGGCTCTACGGAGTCTCTTTGGGTGGCGCCTTTATGGGTGAATCAATGTTTCATTGGCAAACGGATGCTTCCAAAGTTTGCGTAGTCTTTCTGGTGGAACGTCTCAAGCAAAGAGGATTTACGTTATTGGACTGTCAATATCACACGGACCACCTGGCGCGGTTTGGTGCTGAGATGATTTCTAGAGACGAATACGTCAGATGTCTAAGCCATGCTTTGGCTCTTGATTGCCGGTTTGCCTAA
- a CDS encoding protein kinase codes for MKLCPECYSEFEDNLTQCPEDKIALATLDSDPLVGTRLADRYTILSIIGRGGMGVVYKARHEMMDRTVAIKMLHAHLVTDTEAMKRFHREAKVVSRVQHPHSITLYDFGVSSSGQPYIVMDFVQGISLKTLIKEQGALPLERVRYIFTQVADTLKCAHAQGVIHRDLKPENIMLTTHGDNKDWVQVVDFGISKLVSTSGDKDQKISRITRIGDVCGSPPYMSPEQCISALNIDSRTDIYSLAVVVYEALTGRLPFLAKSAIEMIDCHLYGQPTSLKIANPELSLCDSLNNLFNKALQKEPQRRHQTVEEFGYELSEAIKQDALRMRSLRQRVEVSQFKKLVDEAEGNVDTEPKMNRAEGRSGYLSNIPVKVIGDTGNQKVGILDRLKALVLGAPEQEEDAGFVLSECPYCGKPTDPQVNFCLDCGRHLATPQEVASLRSAQQVFVYPKYQKKKEQKSPHFSRKAKVASANTSSISIGSFLVVIVLFLCLMHFASGGKAFKGIVNQVNEFIEHSTTTK; via the coding sequence GTGAAACTTTGTCCTGAATGCTATTCAGAATTTGAGGACAACCTGACGCAGTGTCCGGAAGATAAGATCGCGCTTGCCACTCTAGATTCCGACCCGCTGGTGGGCACCAGACTTGCTGATCGCTACACTATCCTTTCCATTATCGGTCGTGGCGGCATGGGCGTCGTCTACAAGGCACGCCACGAAATGATGGACAGAACCGTTGCCATAAAAATGCTGCATGCCCATCTTGTTACGGACACGGAAGCCATGAAGCGCTTTCACAGAGAAGCGAAAGTTGTCTCCCGCGTTCAACACCCGCACAGCATCACGCTTTATGACTTTGGTGTATCCAGCTCGGGCCAGCCCTATATCGTCATGGACTTTGTGCAGGGGATAAGTCTTAAGACCCTAATTAAAGAGCAAGGAGCGCTGCCCTTAGAACGCGTGCGTTATATATTCACTCAAGTAGCGGACACACTCAAATGCGCACACGCTCAAGGTGTAATTCACCGTGACTTAAAACCGGAAAACATTATGCTCACCACTCATGGCGACAATAAAGACTGGGTGCAAGTGGTAGACTTCGGCATCTCCAAACTGGTATCAACATCAGGTGACAAAGATCAAAAAATAAGCCGCATCACGCGAATAGGTGATGTCTGCGGATCGCCACCATACATGAGCCCGGAACAATGCATTTCCGCGCTCAACATCGACAGCAGAACAGATATATATTCGCTTGCCGTAGTTGTTTACGAGGCACTTACAGGACGTTTACCATTTCTAGCTAAATCAGCAATTGAAATGATCGACTGCCATCTTTATGGACAACCGACATCTCTTAAGATTGCCAATCCGGAACTTTCTCTTTGCGATAGTTTGAATAACTTATTCAACAAAGCACTGCAAAAAGAACCGCAGCGGAGACACCAAACAGTTGAAGAATTTGGTTATGAACTTTCAGAAGCTATCAAACAAGACGCATTGCGAATGCGGTCGTTGAGACAGCGGGTCGAAGTCAGTCAATTTAAAAAACTAGTCGATGAAGCAGAAGGCAATGTCGACACAGAACCAAAAATGAATCGCGCCGAAGGCAGAAGCGGCTATCTATCGAACATTCCAGTGAAAGTAATTGGAGATACCGGCAACCAGAAGGTGGGTATCCTGGATAGATTGAAAGCACTTGTTTTGGGTGCGCCAGAGCAAGAGGAAGATGCTGGATTTGTCTTATCCGAATGTCCCTACTGCGGAAAGCCAACCGATCCGCAAGTGAATTTTTGTCTGGACTGCGGCAGGCATTTGGCTACTCCACAAGAAGTTGCGTCATTACGATCAGCCCAACAGGTTTTTGTATATCCAAAGTATCAAAAGAAAAAGGAACAAAAATCCCCACACTTCAGCCGCAAGGCAAAAGTTGCAAGCGCCAATACCAGTAGCATTTCAATTGGCTCATTTCTTGTGGTTATTGTTCTCTTTCTTTGCTTAATGCACTTTGCCAGCGGCGGCAAAGCTTTCAAGGGCATAGTCAACCAAGTAAACGAATTTATCGAACACTCAACTACAACCAAATAG
- a CDS encoding c-type cytochrome, translated as MHRKAWLLSLSSIFLVSQAALAEGDVQRGLKVFKKNDCVECHAKGGNDVNPKKPIKGAEFAEEFKDDKTLEAKIRTGVTGTPMRGFNEKKIPPADMCDLIAYIRSLTPKSANAGK; from the coding sequence ATGCATCGTAAGGCTTGGTTGCTTAGTCTAAGCAGCATATTTCTAGTCTCACAGGCGGCACTTGCCGAAGGGGACGTTCAACGCGGACTCAAGGTCTTCAAGAAAAACGACTGTGTTGAATGTCACGCAAAAGGCGGCAATGACGTCAATCCAAAAAAGCCTATCAAGGGCGCAGAGTTTGCTGAAGAATTTAAAGACGATAAAACACTGGAAGCGAAGATTCGCACCGGTGTAACAGGTACTCCGATGCGCGGCTTCAATGAGAAGAAAATCCCGCCGGCTGATATGTGCGATTTGATCGCATATATTCGTTCTTTGACGCCCAAATCAGCAAATGCCGGAAAGTGA
- the pruA gene encoding L-glutamate gamma-semialdehyde dehydrogenase, with protein sequence MITESRVKEFVNEPFTDFSKPENKQAMEKAIETVRSTFGQKYPLIIGGKEIMAKGDDFIVSTNPADPKEVIGYFTKATQQDADAAMQAALTAFESWKKVSPEKRADYVFKAAEIMRKRKFELSAWLTQEIGKSYAEADGDVAEAIDFCEFYAREMLRFAGKQPVTPYPGEDNKLVYIPLGVGLVIPPWNFPLAILVGMTTASIVAGNTVILKPSSDTPAIAYQFIRIMQEAGLPAGVINFMPGPGASVGDYLVTHPKTRFISFTGSKEVGLRINELAAKPNKGQIWIKRVVAEMGGKDSIIVDKDADVEEAAQGIVSSAFGFQGQKCSACSRAIVHKDIYDKVLEKVVEKTKKLSIGKIESSDVFMGPVASKSAYESILKYIEVGSKEGRVLAGGKAHQTPTNGYFIEPTVIADVDPKATIAQEEIFGPVLAFIKADSWENAIEIGNNTEFGLTGAVYSNNREHLKEASEDFHVGNLYLNRKCTGALVGVHPFGGFNMSGTDSKAGGRDYLLLFMQAKSISEKIK encoded by the coding sequence ATGATCACTGAATCCAGAGTGAAAGAATTTGTCAACGAACCCTTCACAGATTTTTCCAAGCCGGAAAACAAACAGGCTATGGAAAAGGCAATCGAGACGGTCAGATCGACTTTCGGGCAAAAGTACCCCCTCATAATTGGCGGCAAAGAAATTATGGCGAAGGGCGATGATTTTATCGTCTCGACAAACCCGGCCGATCCAAAAGAAGTAATTGGTTATTTCACCAAAGCAACACAACAAGATGCTGACGCAGCGATGCAAGCAGCTCTCACCGCTTTTGAAAGTTGGAAAAAGGTAAGTCCTGAAAAGCGTGCTGACTATGTATTCAAAGCAGCGGAAATTATGCGCAAGCGTAAATTTGAATTATCTGCTTGGCTCACTCAGGAAATAGGCAAAAGTTATGCTGAAGCGGACGGCGATGTTGCAGAAGCAATTGATTTTTGCGAATTCTACGCTCGCGAAATGTTGCGCTTTGCAGGCAAGCAACCAGTGACACCATATCCTGGTGAAGACAACAAACTCGTTTATATTCCATTGGGTGTCGGACTTGTAATTCCACCTTGGAATTTCCCTCTGGCAATTCTTGTCGGCATGACGACAGCTTCAATTGTCGCCGGCAACACGGTAATCCTCAAGCCATCATCCGACACTCCGGCAATTGCCTATCAATTCATTCGCATTATGCAAGAAGCAGGATTACCCGCAGGCGTAATCAACTTCATGCCGGGACCAGGCGCGTCAGTTGGTGACTATCTGGTTACACATCCGAAGACTCGCTTCATCTCCTTTACCGGCTCGAAAGAAGTCGGCTTGCGCATCAATGAATTGGCAGCCAAACCGAACAAGGGACAAATTTGGATTAAGCGCGTCGTTGCGGAAATGGGCGGCAAGGATTCAATTATTGTCGACAAAGATGCTGATGTAGAAGAAGCGGCACAAGGCATTGTTTCCTCAGCATTTGGTTTCCAGGGACAAAAGTGTTCAGCCTGCTCCAGAGCAATCGTGCATAAAGACATCTACGACAAAGTGCTGGAAAAAGTTGTAGAAAAAACCAAAAAGCTAAGCATCGGCAAAATTGAATCTTCCGATGTATTCATGGGACCAGTCGCATCGAAATCAGCTTACGAATCGATTCTCAAATACATTGAAGTCGGCTCGAAAGAAGGACGTGTATTAGCCGGCGGCAAAGCGCATCAAACACCAACCAATGGTTATTTCATTGAGCCTACGGTTATCGCCGATGTTGATCCAAAAGCAACTATCGCTCAAGAAGAAATCTTTGGACCAGTACTTGCATTCATTAAAGCGGACAGCTGGGAAAATGCCATTGAAATCGGCAATAACACTGAATTTGGTTTGACCGGTGCCGTTTATTCCAACAACCGCGAGCACTTAAAGGAAGCATCCGAAGACTTCCATGTCGGCAACTTGTACTTGAACCGCAAGTGCACAGGCGCTTTGGTTGGTGTTCACCCATTCGGTGGCTTCAACATGAGCGGGACCGACTCGAAGGCAGGTGGCAGAGATTATCTGCTGCTGTTTATGCAAGCAAAGTCCATAAGCGAAAAAATTAAATAG
- a CDS encoding dihydrofolate reductase, with the protein MVIDFDIVVAADRKRGIGKEGRLPWHLPGDLKYFRKLTSTTKTGSYQNAVIMGRKTWESIPLKHRPLNDRLNVVLTKDADYKVPNGVLKVASLDDALELLQDFPVETCFVIGGGQIYDLCLRDNRLRKVYLTEVDAEFDCDTFLPDYESAFEEIFQSQPHNENGLSYKFRILRKKKEGDPNAS; encoded by the coding sequence ATGGTTATAGATTTTGACATTGTTGTTGCTGCTGATAGAAAACGAGGCATTGGTAAAGAAGGCCGTTTGCCCTGGCATTTGCCGGGCGATCTGAAATATTTTCGCAAACTTACAAGTACAACCAAAACGGGCAGCTATCAGAATGCCGTAATAATGGGTCGCAAAACTTGGGAATCGATACCACTTAAGCACAGACCGTTGAATGATAGGTTGAATGTTGTGCTGACAAAAGACGCGGACTACAAAGTGCCTAACGGAGTTTTGAAAGTGGCTTCGCTGGATGATGCACTGGAACTACTTCAAGATTTTCCTGTGGAGACTTGTTTTGTTATCGGTGGTGGGCAGATTTATGACCTTTGCTTGAGGGACAATCGCCTGCGCAAGGTGTATTTGACGGAAGTTGACGCTGAGTTCGATTGTGATACGTTTTTACCGGATTACGAAAGCGCTTTCGAGGAGATTTTTCAGTCTCAACCTCATAACGAAAACGGTCTTAGTTACAAATTCAGAATACTGCGCAAGAAAAAAGAAGGAGATCCGAATGCATCGTAA
- a CDS encoding sigma-70 family RNA polymerase sigma factor has translation MTRQYTTTVDDINLDELIPGFSAAAFGGADYEEPQEVEEEPEKVQAEDSVQVYLRAIGRIKLLTAAEEIDLARRIGHGDKVAKKRLIQSNLRLVVSVAKKYQGRGLPFLDLIQEGNMGLIRAAEKFDPERGFKFSTYATWWIRQGITRALADKSRTIRVPVHMVETINNLRKTTRKLSQELGRRPTLEELAKSLGVNIQKVKDILAATRTPLSLDTPYGEDEDNSLAELVEDENLVSPDDKTESHLMSADVRDALSLLTPRERDILMLRYGLNDGLPKTLEQVGRMVGITRERTRQIEIKALRNLRQSEETSKLKDYLGN, from the coding sequence ATGACTAGACAATACACAACTACTGTTGACGATATAAACCTGGATGAACTGATTCCAGGATTTTCTGCTGCAGCTTTTGGTGGTGCAGACTATGAAGAACCGCAAGAAGTTGAAGAAGAGCCTGAGAAGGTTCAAGCTGAAGATTCTGTGCAAGTCTACTTGCGAGCCATTGGTCGCATCAAACTGCTGACTGCAGCCGAAGAGATTGATTTGGCGCGCAGAATTGGTCATGGTGATAAAGTCGCTAAAAAACGCTTGATTCAATCTAACTTGCGTTTGGTTGTTAGCGTTGCTAAAAAATATCAAGGTCGTGGATTGCCATTTCTTGATCTTATTCAAGAAGGAAACATGGGCTTAATTCGTGCAGCGGAAAAATTTGATCCGGAACGTGGATTTAAGTTTTCTACCTACGCCACCTGGTGGATTCGCCAGGGAATTACAAGAGCGTTGGCCGATAAGTCACGCACAATTCGCGTGCCGGTGCATATGGTTGAAACCATAAACAACTTACGTAAAACAACACGCAAACTCTCGCAAGAATTAGGTCGCAGACCTACTTTGGAAGAACTTGCTAAGTCGTTAGGCGTCAATATCCAGAAAGTAAAGGACATTCTGGCTGCTACGCGTACGCCTTTGTCATTGGATACACCTTATGGCGAAGACGAAGATAATTCACTTGCCGAATTGGTTGAAGATGAAAACCTTGTTTCTCCTGACGATAAGACAGAGTCTCATTTGATGTCTGCCGATGTGCGTGATGCGCTGTCATTGCTCACGCCTCGTGAACGTGACATTCTCATGCTGCGCTATGGTTTAAACGATGGCTTGCCGAAGACGCTTGAACAAGTCGGACGCATGGTCGGTATTACGCGCGAACGTACACGTCAAATAGAAATTAAAGCGCTACGCAATTTGCGGCAGTCGGAAGAAACTTCCAAACTTAAAGATTATCTGGGCAATTAA